A window of Desulfatibacillum aliphaticivorans DSM 15576 contains these coding sequences:
- a CDS encoding FmdE family protein, whose protein sequence is MKTICGNTYEHYLDMVKNFHGHLAPGMLIGGFMVDAAVNNLPQGEFFDAVCETRACLPDAIQLLTPCTIGNGWLKILNMGLFALTMFEKFDGEGIRVYVDPPKLEPWPEIKSWFFKLKPKKEQNFELLLKQISDAGADFCSLAKVQMKPEYVDHKRRKGFDICRQCGEAYPWEDGSLCLSCQGQNPYVTAAKTPELSISPAPDLTAVNVEESEGMHALHDMTRIIPGEEKGPLYKKGQQLKGADVCRLQKMGRTRVYTAEKNNPGAEWVHEDEAALAFAKAMAGDGAAFTDNPREGKAEIIADRDGLLTVDVLALEAFNSVLGVACAGRHSHTVVKKGDKLAGTRALPLYLHRQYFNQAMDGLVHRPVYQVHPMRQAKVGVLVTGTEVFQGLVQDKFTPIIQKKVEHYGSQVICSDIVADDRDAISACAKKFVEAGVDLLVTTAGLSVDPDDVTRLGLTDAGAENLLYGAPILPGNMTLLANMGETQVIGVPACALFHERTSFDLLLPRLLANLEITRKDLAKMGHGAFCLDCKTCIYPRCGFGK, encoded by the coding sequence ATGAAGACAATTTGCGGCAACACGTACGAACATTATTTGGATATGGTGAAAAATTTCCACGGCCACCTGGCGCCGGGAATGCTCATAGGCGGCTTTATGGTGGACGCCGCCGTCAACAACCTCCCTCAAGGGGAATTTTTTGACGCCGTTTGCGAAACCAGGGCGTGCCTGCCGGACGCCATCCAGCTTTTAACTCCATGCACCATCGGCAACGGCTGGCTTAAGATTCTCAACATGGGTCTCTTCGCGTTGACCATGTTCGAGAAATTCGACGGCGAAGGGATTCGGGTTTATGTGGACCCGCCCAAACTGGAGCCCTGGCCGGAAATAAAATCCTGGTTTTTCAAATTAAAACCCAAAAAGGAACAAAATTTCGAGCTTCTCCTGAAACAGATTTCCGATGCGGGAGCGGATTTCTGCTCCCTGGCGAAAGTCCAAATGAAGCCCGAGTATGTGGACCATAAAAGGCGCAAAGGCTTTGACATCTGCAGGCAGTGCGGCGAAGCCTATCCCTGGGAGGACGGCAGCCTGTGCCTTTCGTGCCAGGGGCAAAATCCCTACGTGACAGCAGCCAAGACGCCCGAGCTATCCATATCGCCCGCCCCGGACTTGACGGCCGTCAATGTCGAGGAATCCGAAGGCATGCACGCCCTGCACGATATGACGCGGATCATCCCCGGCGAGGAAAAAGGCCCGCTCTACAAAAAAGGCCAACAGCTTAAAGGCGCGGACGTGTGCCGTTTGCAGAAAATGGGGCGCACCCGGGTGTATACGGCTGAAAAAAATAATCCCGGCGCCGAGTGGGTGCATGAGGACGAAGCCGCCCTGGCTTTCGCCAAGGCCATGGCAGGCGACGGCGCAGCTTTTACGGATAACCCCAGGGAAGGCAAGGCGGAAATCATCGCGGACCGGGACGGCCTGTTGACCGTGGACGTCCTGGCCTTGGAGGCATTCAACTCGGTCCTGGGCGTTGCCTGCGCCGGGCGGCATTCCCACACCGTGGTCAAAAAGGGCGACAAGCTGGCCGGAACCCGCGCCCTGCCCCTGTATCTGCACAGGCAGTATTTCAATCAGGCCATGGACGGTCTGGTGCACAGGCCCGTGTATCAGGTGCATCCCATGCGGCAGGCCAAAGTCGGGGTACTGGTCACAGGCACCGAGGTTTTTCAGGGCCTGGTGCAGGATAAATTCACGCCCATCATTCAAAAAAAGGTGGAGCATTACGGAAGCCAGGTCATTTGCTCGGACATTGTGGCTGACGACAGGGACGCCATCAGCGCTTGCGCCAAAAAATTCGTGGAGGCGGGCGTGGATCTTTTGGTGACCACGGCCGGACTCTCCGTGGATCCCGACGACGTCACCCGCCTGGGCCTGACGGACGCCGGCGCCGAAAACCTGCTGTACGGCGCCCCCATCCTCCCGGGAAACATGACCCTTTTGGCCAACATGGGCGAAACCCAGGTCATCGGCGTGCCGGCCTGCGCCTTGTTCCACGAACGCACCAGCTTCGACCTTTTACTGCCAAGGCTTTTGGCGAACCTGGAAATCACGCGCAAGGACCTCGCCAAAATGGGCCACGGCGCTTTTTGTCTTGACTGCAAAACATGCATCTACCCCAGATGCGGTTTCGGCAAATAA
- a CDS encoding carboxymuconolactone decarboxylase family protein, giving the protein MPLLKTVKPEEATGVTKEAYSIFENMGAPVALPMQMMSISPFFVEAQGNGLKYYISHPNLKFPLLAHIRMLVAYNEGYEYCIALNEGMLKMLGGLSQEDVDAVKADPSKAKLDDKDKAMLLYVLKVTQDPAMSSAEDIAALKDMGWAEQDIFEAVQHGLGMITAGMAFKIFKMSE; this is encoded by the coding sequence ATGCCTTTACTCAAGACCGTCAAACCGGAGGAAGCAACGGGAGTCACCAAGGAAGCCTATTCCATCTTTGAAAACATGGGCGCCCCGGTGGCCCTGCCCATGCAGATGATGAGCATCAGCCCATTTTTCGTGGAAGCCCAGGGAAACGGCCTGAAGTATTACATCTCCCATCCCAACCTGAAATTCCCCCTGCTGGCCCACATCCGCATGCTGGTGGCCTACAACGAGGGATACGAGTACTGCATCGCATTAAATGAAGGCATGCTCAAAATGCTGGGCGGCCTCTCCCAGGAGGACGTCGACGCGGTCAAGGCCGATCCCTCCAAGGCCAAACTGGACGACAAGGACAAGGCCATGCTCCTGTACGTGCTCAAAGTGACCCAGGACCCGGCCATGTCCTCGGCCGAGGACATCGCGGCGCTGAAGGATATGGGCTGGGCCGAACAGGACATCTTCGAAGCGGTCCAGCACGGACTTGGCATGATCACCGCCGGCATGGCCTTTAAAATCTTCAAAATGTCGGAATAG
- a CDS encoding Fic family protein yields the protein MAPTKEKLAQSLAVLKKLQDKGIVAIHTKNMTRTHRERLVKNGFIKEVMKGWYVPSRPDEPAGESTAWYASYWSFCADYLEARFGGQWCLSPEQSLRIHSGNWSVPGQLVVRTPKGGNKPVTLLHGTSILDLRLKLPEKKDITSKENLRIMTLPAALIACAPSYYPNNAVDARAALSMISDASGILHKLLEGGHSTVAGRLAGAFRNIGRGDIADNIVEAMKAAGFSIIEDDPFEQKPSIDFSGRERSPYVNRIRMHWADMRGVVLENFPQAPSPPMKVDKYLERVDEIYLTDAYHSLSIEGYRVSRELIDRVRSGDWDPETNRKDQEYADALAARGYWQSFQAVKNSLATILNGGSPGAAAGRDHSTWYRELFAPGVNAGLVAPSDLAGYRNQPVYIRESRHVPPRWEAVRDLMPAFFSLLEGENEPAVRAVLGHFFFVYIHPYMDGNGRMARFLMNVMLASGGYPWAVIPVETRSQYMAALEEASVNLNIKPFSRFLAELVQKGMA from the coding sequence ATGGCGCCGACGAAAGAAAAACTCGCGCAATCCCTGGCTGTCCTGAAAAAACTGCAGGACAAAGGCATTGTTGCGATTCATACAAAAAATATGACGCGCACGCACCGGGAGCGTCTGGTCAAAAACGGGTTCATTAAGGAAGTGATGAAGGGATGGTACGTTCCGTCCCGCCCGGATGAACCGGCTGGAGAGAGTACGGCCTGGTATGCATCCTACTGGAGCTTTTGCGCGGATTATCTTGAAGCAAGATTCGGCGGCCAGTGGTGCTTGTCTCCTGAGCAGTCATTGCGCATTCACAGCGGGAACTGGAGCGTTCCCGGTCAATTGGTTGTTCGCACCCCCAAAGGAGGCAACAAACCGGTAACCCTTCTTCACGGGACGTCCATCCTGGACCTGCGTCTAAAACTGCCGGAAAAAAAAGATATTACAAGCAAGGAAAATTTGCGGATTATGACCCTGCCCGCCGCCTTGATTGCATGCGCTCCCAGCTATTACCCTAATAATGCCGTGGACGCCCGGGCGGCGCTTTCCATGATCTCGGACGCTTCCGGGATTTTACACAAACTTCTCGAAGGCGGACACAGCACAGTAGCCGGAAGGCTTGCCGGCGCTTTTCGAAATATTGGGAGAGGCGACATTGCCGACAATATCGTCGAGGCCATGAAGGCCGCCGGATTTAGCATTATCGAAGACGATCCTTTTGAACAAAAACCTTCCATTGATTTCAGCGGCCGGGAGCGTTCTCCCTACGTAAACCGGATTCGGATGCACTGGGCGGATATGCGCGGCGTTGTCCTGGAAAACTTTCCCCAGGCTCCTTCACCGCCCATGAAGGTGGATAAGTATCTCGAGCGTGTGGATGAGATTTATCTTACCGACGCCTATCATTCCCTTTCCATCGAAGGATATCGCGTCAGCAGGGAGCTGATTGACCGCGTTCGCTCGGGCGATTGGGACCCGGAAACAAACCGGAAGGATCAGGAATACGCGGATGCTCTGGCTGCTCGCGGATACTGGCAATCTTTTCAGGCGGTAAAAAATAGTCTGGCAACGATTCTGAACGGCGGCTCCCCGGGGGCGGCGGCGGGTAGGGATCATTCCACATGGTACAGAGAGTTATTCGCCCCGGGCGTCAACGCGGGGCTTGTGGCCCCGTCCGACCTTGCGGGATACCGTAACCAGCCTGTCTATATCCGGGAATCAAGGCATGTCCCGCCCAGATGGGAGGCTGTGCGCGACCTTATGCCTGCATTTTTTTCGCTATTGGAAGGGGAGAACGAACCGGCTGTGAGGGCGGTTTTAGGGCATTTTTTCTTTGTTTATATCCATCCCTATATGGACGGGAACGGCCGCATGGCCAGGTTTTTGATGAACGTCATGCTGGCCAGCGGCGGCTACCCGTGGGCAGTCATCCCCGTTGAAACCCGCAGCCAATACATGGCCGCCCTGGAGGAAGCCAGCGTAAACTTGAACATAAAGCCCTTTTCCAGATTCTTGGCGGAACTCGTTCAAAAGGGAATGGCGTAG